The following coding sequences are from one Bifidobacterium sp. window:
- the gap gene encoding type I glyceraldehyde-3-phosphate dehydrogenase produces the protein MTVKIGINGFGRIGRLAFRRIFELQHRGGEAGDIEVAAINDLTTPSMLAYLLKYDSTHGTFKHDDGTPVEVTSTDTSIVVDGKEYTVYAERDASNIPWVKNDGVEFVLECTGFYTSAAKSQAHLDAGAKKVLISAPAKDDVPTVVYGVNHEILKASDSIVSAGSCTTNSLAAMVKLLDDKFGVKVGFMTTIHAYTGTQMILDGPRGSKPRANRAAAINTIEHSTGAAKAIGKVVPSVDGKLQGHAQRVAIPDGSVTELTTILGKKVTVDEINDTFKAAFSDTDYFGYNGDGIVTSDIVGDTHGGVFDPTQTDVNDADGEQLVRTVSFYDNEYGFTSNMIRTLLYFAEISE, from the coding sequence ATGACAGTAAAGATTGGCATCAACGGCTTCGGTCGTATTGGTCGTCTCGCATTCCGTCGTATCTTCGAGCTGCAGCATCGCGGCGGCGAGGCCGGTGACATCGAGGTCGCAGCAATCAACGATCTGACCACGCCTTCGATGCTGGCATACCTGCTGAAGTACGATAGCACCCACGGCACCTTCAAGCATGATGACGGCACTCCAGTCGAGGTAACCTCAACTGATACCTCAATCGTTGTAGACGGCAAGGAATACACGGTATACGCCGAGCGCGATGCCTCCAATATTCCTTGGGTTAAGAACGACGGCGTTGAGTTTGTGCTCGAATGCACCGGCTTCTACACCTCCGCAGCCAAGTCCCAGGCTCACTTGGATGCAGGCGCCAAGAAGGTTCTTATCTCCGCTCCTGCAAAGGACGACGTTCCTACCGTTGTTTATGGTGTGAACCACGAGATTTTGAAGGCTTCGGATTCTATTGTTTCCGCTGGATCCTGCACCACCAATTCACTGGCCGCTATGGTCAAGCTGCTTGACGACAAGTTTGGCGTCAAGGTTGGCTTCATGACCACCATCCACGCTTACACCGGCACCCAGATGATTCTGGACGGCCCTCGTGGAAGCAAGCCACGCGCCAACCGTGCAGCCGCAATCAACACCATCGAACACTCCACCGGTGCCGCCAAGGCCATCGGCAAGGTTGTTCCTTCTGTTGACGGCAAGCTGCAGGGCCACGCACAGCGCGTTGCCATCCCTGACGGCTCAGTCACCGAGCTGACCACCATCCTGGGCAAGAAGGTCACCGTTGACGAAATCAACGACACCTTCAAGGCCGCCTTCTCCGATACCGATTACTTCGGTTACAACGGTGATGGCATCGTGACCTCTGATATCGTCGGCGACACCCACGGTGGCGTTTTCGATCCAACCCAGACCGATGTTAATGATGCAGATGGCGAACAGCTCGTCCGCACCGTTTCCTTCTACGATAACGAGTATGGATTCACTTCAAACATGATTCGTACCCTGCTCTACTTCGCTGAGATCTCTGAGTGA
- the ybaK gene encoding Cys-tRNA(Pro) deacylase: protein MGKSSKKSRQHNSSASTPATVMLEQAGIPFNVYEYEHSSDHMDNGYGLEAVEKLGKDAQQIFKTLMADSGDQRVIGIVPVTGHLDLKALAASVGVKKLSMANPKIAQRESGYVLGGISPLGQRSNHTTVLDDSALQFDEILVSGGKRGFDIGINPHALLDVLKATHAPIATW, encoded by the coding sequence ATGGGCAAAAGTTCTAAGAAATCACGGCAACACAACAGCTCAGCTTCCACACCAGCTACCGTGATGCTCGAACAAGCGGGCATCCCATTCAACGTGTATGAATACGAGCATTCGTCTGACCATATGGACAATGGCTATGGGCTGGAAGCTGTTGAGAAGCTGGGCAAGGATGCTCAACAAATCTTCAAAACCCTTATGGCAGATTCAGGAGATCAACGTGTGATTGGTATCGTTCCAGTTACTGGGCACCTCGATTTGAAAGCTCTCGCTGCGAGTGTGGGAGTTAAGAAACTTTCAATGGCCAATCCCAAAATTGCTCAACGTGAAAGTGGCTACGTCCTTGGCGGCATCTCACCATTAGGTCAACGCAGTAACCACACCACAGTGCTAGATGACAGTGCTTTGCAGTTCGACGAGATTCTTGTCTCTGGCGGTAAGCGCGGATTCGATATTGGTATCAATCCACACGCATTATTGGATGTGCTCAAAGCAACTCATGCACCTATCGCCACCTGGTGA
- a CDS encoding sigma-70 family RNA polymerase sigma factor, producing MPAVNALYRQAMKLTNDPDDAQDLVQDTFERGFKAFDRFEPGSNFEAWMTTIQRNAFFNQYHKAKRRPQRANDSTGEYDDWDIYSASGHSSEGLKSAEQEYLEAFAPEEIMAALDTLSPERRQVFIDAAIDGKSYQQVADEQGIKIGTVMSRLNRARAQLKEELASYAKDRGYGEQRTVGRAADSGTLQVSPSAKSVDAAVHNGEQHSNEVAKAKIARGLSTSENRSQQAAGPSTRGVEGPAEDFEAIDGRKG from the coding sequence ATGCCTGCTGTGAATGCTTTATATCGTCAAGCAATGAAGCTGACCAACGATCCAGACGATGCCCAGGATCTAGTACAAGATACTTTTGAGCGGGGCTTCAAGGCTTTTGACAGATTCGAACCCGGTAGCAACTTCGAAGCTTGGATGACAACCATCCAACGTAACGCATTTTTCAATCAATACCATAAGGCAAAGCGTCGTCCTCAACGTGCTAATGATTCAACAGGGGAGTATGACGACTGGGATATCTATTCTGCTTCAGGGCATTCTTCGGAGGGGTTAAAATCCGCTGAACAGGAATATCTTGAAGCTTTTGCGCCAGAAGAAATCATGGCAGCCTTAGATACATTGTCTCCTGAACGCCGTCAGGTGTTTATTGATGCAGCCATAGATGGGAAAAGTTACCAACAAGTAGCTGATGAACAGGGAATCAAAATCGGTACAGTGATGAGTCGGCTCAATCGTGCTCGCGCTCAGCTCAAAGAGGAGTTGGCAAGCTACGCGAAGGATCGTGGATATGGTGAACAGCGCACGGTAGGTAGAGCGGCAGACTCTGGTACGCTTCAGGTTTCACCATCCGCGAAGTCAGTGGATGCTGCAGTCCATAATGGAGAGCAACACAGCAATGAAGTCGCGAAAGCAAAGATTGCGCGAGGTCTGTCTACTAGCGAAAACAGATCTCAGCAGGCTGCAGGTCCTTCTACTCGAGGAGTAGAAGGACCTGCAGAAGACTTCGAAGCTATTGACGGGAGAAAGGGTTAG
- a CDS encoding 50S ribosomal protein bL37, translated as MGMRGRKRKDRRKKAANHGKRPNA; from the coding sequence ATGGGCATGCGTGGACGTAAGCGCAAAGATCGTCGCAAGAAGGCCGCTAACCACGGCAAAAGGCCAAACGCCTGA
- a CDS encoding spermidine synthase: MQKTTSVRPILRSKTFLYITEFFSGMAVMAAELGASRLLAPYFSSSQIVWTIIIGTIMIALALGNMWGGRRADKDPNPDRLYMRILIAAVWIALIPLVGKYIIILISGLLIITVSTNFLVIAAFVSCMIIFVPPLFLLGTVTPGLVKFTTDSLEDNATIVGRLGACNTVGSILGTFLPTFVTIPAAGTFVTFLIFSGLLLALPIIYFAAAKVQRVASAVSIVIFVVSAVLSPLTGFAFWEGKLTYEGESIYNYLQVKTLADRTILSTNVLFGVQSVTMKEGGLTGLYYDTALAAPALADKADSALILGMGTGTYARQLREYYPDMSIQGVEIDQSITNLAGRYFDEPSDIPVSTYDGRAWLEGSKQRFDVIMVDAYQDITIPFQMSSSEFFTSVRQHLNPGGVMVVNMNMISDGEGSINQALQATISSVFNEGTNLESVVMADVPGTTNRELFAKAPSAEHKTSSKKVAADATMQQASQASALQQRTEDLTGDTALTSYMGEVASRFVTVDRGNVGNDSLVLTDDKAPVELLGMRAIDELIAQQAGPYKEVLRTQGISGLMQMQ, from the coding sequence ATGCAGAAGACAACGTCCGTCAGACCGATTTTGCGGTCAAAAACATTCTTATACATCACGGAATTTTTCTCGGGAATGGCGGTGATGGCGGCCGAACTAGGAGCATCACGCTTACTCGCACCATATTTTTCGAGCTCTCAAATTGTCTGGACCATCATTATTGGCACCATTATGATTGCCTTGGCCTTGGGAAATATGTGGGGAGGGCGTCGAGCCGACAAAGATCCTAATCCGGATCGCCTATATATGCGCATTCTGATTGCGGCCGTCTGGATTGCGTTGATTCCTCTGGTGGGCAAGTACATCATCATTCTTATATCAGGGTTACTTATTATTACTGTTTCAACGAATTTCTTAGTGATTGCTGCATTCGTTAGTTGCATGATTATTTTCGTCCCGCCGCTGTTTTTGCTGGGAACAGTTACTCCAGGATTGGTCAAATTCACTACAGATTCCTTGGAAGATAATGCGACAATCGTTGGCAGACTCGGTGCGTGCAATACAGTCGGTTCCATTCTTGGCACTTTTCTGCCGACTTTCGTTACTATTCCGGCAGCGGGAACCTTCGTGACTTTCCTCATTTTCTCAGGGCTTCTGCTGGCACTCCCTATCATTTATTTCGCAGCAGCAAAGGTGCAACGTGTTGCCAGCGCCGTCAGCATCGTGATATTCGTCGTATCCGCAGTGCTTTCCCCGCTGACCGGTTTTGCCTTCTGGGAAGGCAAACTAACTTACGAAGGCGAATCGATTTACAACTATTTACAGGTCAAGACTTTGGCAGATCGGACTATCCTTTCGACCAATGTGCTCTTTGGCGTGCAGTCGGTGACTATGAAGGAGGGCGGGCTCACTGGTCTGTATTACGACACTGCGCTCGCGGCTCCTGCACTTGCTGATAAAGCTGATTCAGCCTTAATTCTCGGTATGGGAACGGGCACATACGCTCGGCAATTACGCGAATACTACCCAGATATGAGCATCCAAGGTGTGGAAATTGACCAATCCATCACGAATCTAGCCGGAAGATACTTTGATGAGCCCTCCGACATTCCAGTAAGTACTTACGATGGTCGTGCCTGGTTAGAGGGCAGCAAACAACGATTCGATGTAATCATGGTTGATGCCTATCAAGACATCACCATTCCCTTCCAAATGTCATCCAGTGAATTTTTCACATCGGTTCGCCAACATTTGAATCCAGGGGGAGTGATGGTGGTGAACATGAATATGATTTCTGATGGAGAGGGATCGATTAATCAAGCATTGCAGGCCACCATTTCCAGTGTGTTCAACGAAGGAACAAATCTCGAATCGGTGGTGATGGCCGATGTTCCAGGCACAACGAATAGGGAGCTGTTTGCCAAGGCACCAAGTGCAGAGCACAAGACTTCCTCGAAGAAAGTCGCCGCTGATGCTACGATGCAGCAAGCCTCTCAGGCTTCAGCGTTGCAACAACGTACTGAAGACCTTACCGGCGATACTGCACTCACCAGTTATATGGGTGAGGTGGCTTCGCGGTTTGTGACGGTCGATAGAGGAAATGTTGGTAATGATTCACTGGTACTTACTGATGATAAAGCACCAGTAGAGCTACTAGGCATGAGGGCTATCGATGAACTGATTGCTCAGCAAGCGGGGCCTTATAAGGAAGTGCTTCGCACTCAAGGTATCTCAGGCCTCATGCAGATGCAGTAG
- the ispH gene encoding 4-hydroxy-3-methylbut-2-enyl diphosphate reductase: MHTSEAIEHRNHHSAKKILIAQPRGFCAGVDRAVRSVQMILDNSARTEQQTNPKELPPVYVRREIVHNRHVVEHFEQQGVVFVEALQDIPQAAAEAAIPVVFSAHGVSPEVRREALARQLYVVDATCPLVSKVHREVLRYAKLGYHIVYIAQQGHDEAIGVVGEAPDRIHLVESIEDVDALHVSPGTKLVCLTQTTLSVDETAELQRHLRKRFPAVEMPPSADICYATQDRQFAVKQLAEASDAVIVIGSDHSSNTRQLLKVAQDVFDSKMDGIHRRAHRIDRAQELQQEWLRDAQIIGLSSGASAPESLIQEVIKVLENYEFHTVEVIGAAEQHTQFALPAPLR; the protein is encoded by the coding sequence ATGCATACAAGTGAAGCGATAGAGCATCGTAATCATCACAGTGCCAAAAAAATTCTTATTGCTCAACCGCGCGGGTTTTGTGCTGGCGTAGACCGAGCGGTTCGTAGTGTCCAGATGATTCTCGACAATTCAGCAAGGACTGAACAGCAAACCAACCCTAAAGAACTTCCACCTGTGTATGTAAGGCGAGAGATTGTGCACAACCGACACGTGGTAGAGCACTTTGAGCAGCAGGGTGTGGTCTTTGTTGAAGCATTACAAGACATTCCCCAAGCAGCTGCTGAGGCGGCTATCCCTGTGGTGTTTTCTGCGCATGGTGTGTCGCCAGAAGTGCGACGAGAAGCTTTAGCAAGGCAGCTATATGTTGTGGATGCCACATGCCCCTTAGTGAGCAAGGTTCACCGTGAAGTATTGCGTTATGCAAAATTGGGCTATCACATTGTGTACATCGCGCAGCAGGGTCATGATGAAGCCATTGGGGTTGTAGGTGAAGCTCCTGATCGTATTCATCTAGTAGAGAGCATTGAGGATGTGGATGCCTTGCATGTTAGCCCAGGCACCAAGCTGGTGTGCTTAACGCAAACTACATTGAGTGTCGATGAGACAGCAGAGTTACAACGACACCTTCGTAAGCGCTTTCCGGCAGTAGAAATGCCTCCGAGTGCCGATATCTGCTATGCAACTCAAGACAGACAGTTTGCAGTCAAGCAATTGGCCGAGGCCTCTGATGCGGTGATAGTTATCGGGTCGGATCATTCATCGAATACTCGTCAGCTGTTGAAGGTCGCTCAAGATGTGTTCGATAGCAAGATGGACGGTATACATCGTCGTGCGCATCGTATTGATCGTGCCCAAGAACTTCAGCAGGAGTGGTTGAGAGATGCTCAAATTATTGGTTTATCGTCAGGTGCTTCAGCGCCAGAGAGCCTGATACAGGAAGTGATCAAGGTTTTAGAAAACTATGAATTTCATACGGTTGAGGTGATTGGCGCAGCAGAACAACATACACAGTTTGCACTTCCTGCGCCGCTACGTTGA
- a CDS encoding aldose 1-epimerase family protein, whose protein sequence is MSQQANTIIRPTPSNTPRTGQQYSIHFGDYSAVITQLGAILRRFDYQSKEVIVPFGENDTIPCCNGYALVPYPNRVEDGEYSFEGVTYQMPIDEVDRQTAIHGFGYRYMWNLETLTESSVSLSWRSPNLTSYPFDIIVTVLYELNADGLTMSTVAYNNGSIRAPWAFGIHPWLSNGGNGENGIEIEADNAKCRLNLPCNIHVTVNPDRLLPTGEESVANTQYDLRDNPTLAGRSFDDAWTGVQRDEEGNTTAVFTRPDGLQVSLRGDNTIHAWQVCTATGFPEGQHPAGVAVEPMTAYANALRTGKDLVVIEPDACYQTTIHYHAEQLNND, encoded by the coding sequence ATGAGTCAACAAGCCAACACCATCATCCGACCAACACCTTCAAACACACCTCGGACTGGTCAACAATATTCAATACATTTCGGCGACTATAGCGCTGTGATCACTCAACTCGGAGCCATACTGAGACGTTTCGACTACCAGAGCAAAGAGGTCATTGTGCCATTCGGAGAGAATGATACGATCCCTTGCTGCAACGGCTATGCACTTGTCCCATATCCGAATCGAGTGGAAGATGGGGAATACTCTTTCGAAGGTGTCACTTACCAAATGCCCATTGATGAAGTGGACCGACAGACTGCCATACACGGTTTCGGGTACCGATACATGTGGAATTTAGAAACCTTAACAGAATCTAGTGTGTCATTGAGTTGGCGAAGTCCAAATCTTACCAGCTACCCTTTTGATATCATCGTGACCGTACTGTATGAACTGAATGCCGATGGACTAACCATGAGCACTGTCGCTTACAACAACGGATCCATTCGAGCACCGTGGGCGTTTGGCATTCACCCTTGGCTCTCTAACGGTGGCAATGGAGAAAACGGTATTGAAATTGAAGCCGACAACGCCAAATGCAGATTGAATCTGCCCTGCAATATTCATGTGACTGTAAATCCTGATCGTCTACTACCCACAGGCGAAGAATCTGTTGCCAATACCCAGTATGATTTGCGCGACAACCCAACTCTTGCAGGTCGTTCTTTTGACGACGCGTGGACTGGTGTGCAACGTGACGAGGAAGGCAACACCACAGCAGTTTTCACTCGACCAGATGGGCTACAAGTCTCGTTGAGGGGAGATAACACAATACATGCCTGGCAAGTTTGTACAGCAACAGGATTCCCCGAAGGGCAACATCCTGCCGGAGTGGCTGTGGAACCGATGACTGCATATGCTAACGCCTTGCGCACGGGTAAGGACCTAGTGGTTATTGAACCGGATGCCTGTTATCAAACAACAATTCACTATCATGCAGAACAACTCAATAACGATTAA
- a CDS encoding thiamine diphosphokinase, with amino-acid sequence MNTTKHGIIFGAGEYFDTQPDTIAGALVIAADGGYDAAMSFGFTPDAIIGDFDSLEGDIPDSGHTVRLHPEKDDTDMLSAFKIGWQQGARIFDVYGGLGGRLDHTIGNLQLLSDIAQHGGIAFLHGADTIVTAISNAKLSFPANKVEARRMVSVFSHSDSSYDVTEIGLKYELDHVRLRNDHPLGISNEFRVNTPATVSVGKGTLIITFPSEAPPPEWTGNITPTATLGPIDDHISSLLA; translated from the coding sequence ATGAACACCACAAAGCATGGCATCATCTTCGGAGCCGGTGAGTATTTCGATACACAGCCGGATACCATTGCGGGAGCACTCGTTATCGCAGCAGACGGTGGTTACGATGCTGCTATGTCGTTTGGATTCACTCCTGATGCCATCATCGGAGACTTTGATTCTCTGGAGGGCGATATCCCTGACAGTGGGCACACCGTGCGACTTCATCCTGAAAAAGATGACACCGATATGCTGTCAGCATTCAAAATCGGATGGCAGCAGGGGGCTCGGATATTCGATGTTTACGGCGGACTCGGAGGCCGTCTCGACCATACAATCGGTAACTTGCAACTCCTCTCGGACATCGCGCAGCACGGGGGTATCGCGTTCTTGCATGGCGCAGACACTATCGTGACAGCAATCAGCAACGCAAAGCTAAGTTTCCCTGCAAATAAGGTTGAGGCGCGCAGAATGGTATCCGTTTTTTCTCATTCAGATTCTTCATACGATGTGACAGAAATAGGGCTGAAATATGAGCTCGACCACGTGCGGCTGCGCAACGACCATCCTCTTGGCATTAGCAATGAATTCAGAGTGAACACACCCGCCACGGTTTCCGTTGGCAAGGGCACACTCATCATCACCTTCCCCAGCGAGGCTCCGCCCCCCGAGTGGACGGGCAATATTACCCCCACCGCAACTCTCGGCCCCATAGATGACCACATTTCCTCACTACTGGCCTGA
- a CDS encoding exonuclease domain-containing protein produces the protein MTDTPQLLDHIEATESQLATTRLADSWLLGFDTETTGATPGNDAIVSATLVLRNPQSGHAEDLVGEWLINPHRHISAGASRVNGFTDSFVEEHGSEPTSALEEISAVIIAAQKRNIPLLAYNAPFDVKMLQGDLRRWQCSPEITDAFDDSTLLIVDPLVIDRAVSRRSGKRTLSFTTEYYGVEPYGDFHDATADTIAAVDLVKPISTLYPQVGNLELSELMDWQRQAHRVWKESFNRWLESKGRRPIHENWFE, from the coding sequence ATGACTGATACACCTCAACTTTTGGATCACATCGAAGCCACCGAATCACAACTTGCCACTACCCGTCTAGCAGACTCATGGCTATTAGGTTTCGACACTGAAACCACTGGTGCAACACCAGGTAATGATGCCATTGTGTCCGCAACACTAGTACTTCGCAACCCGCAAAGCGGCCATGCTGAAGATCTAGTTGGAGAATGGCTTATCAATCCTCATCGTCATATCAGCGCGGGCGCTAGCAGAGTCAACGGATTCACCGATAGTTTCGTCGAAGAACACGGCAGCGAGCCAACATCTGCTCTTGAGGAGATTAGTGCAGTCATTATCGCTGCCCAGAAACGCAACATCCCCCTTCTGGCATACAATGCCCCTTTCGATGTCAAAATGTTGCAGGGTGATTTACGCCGTTGGCAGTGCTCCCCTGAAATAACCGATGCATTCGATGATTCAACATTGCTCATCGTGGATCCTCTGGTTATTGATCGAGCAGTATCACGGCGTTCCGGTAAGCGCACTCTGAGCTTTACCACCGAATATTACGGTGTGGAACCATACGGAGATTTTCACGACGCAACTGCAGATACCATAGCGGCGGTTGATTTAGTAAAGCCCATATCGACCTTGTATCCGCAAGTAGGCAATCTTGAGTTAAGCGAACTTATGGATTGGCAACGCCAGGCGCATCGCGTATGGAAAGAGTCCTTTAACCGCTGGCTTGAATCCAAAGGTCGCAGACCGATACACGAAAATTGGTTTGAGTAA
- a CDS encoding lipid II:glycine glycyltransferase FemX — protein MLTIHEITDASQFNELVDAAHGHPMQKWQWGELKAATGPWTAHRVAVQSGTETVGCAQILVRKLPWPFNSICYAPRGPVVSNSELYAEVSDAIADWCRDCFHPVSLKIDPPTTSISLSQDWAEGDHVLMATTAIVNLEPDEEAIMKSLHSRNARNYIRRGAKVGIEVAPGTREDVDTVISIYHETADRDGFPLHPDEYYRQAFELLGEVGQLIVAKYEGEIVSFMWNVTSSWGASELWAGANATGRKMRANYPLKWGAMKAAKAVGAQRYDMNGLLNDGISEFKKSFQNEPTIWAGTYEKPLSALYHPWEKSLAIFKAIRRRKNAPRQKQTNN, from the coding sequence TTGCTAACCATCCACGAAATCACTGACGCTTCGCAATTCAATGAGCTGGTGGATGCAGCGCACGGGCACCCGATGCAGAAGTGGCAATGGGGAGAATTGAAAGCTGCCACCGGTCCTTGGACTGCACATCGTGTAGCGGTACAATCCGGAACCGAAACTGTGGGTTGCGCCCAAATTCTGGTGCGTAAACTGCCTTGGCCTTTTAATAGCATCTGCTATGCACCTCGTGGGCCGGTTGTTTCGAACAGTGAACTCTATGCCGAAGTATCAGACGCTATCGCCGATTGGTGTCGTGACTGCTTCCACCCCGTTTCTTTGAAGATTGATCCTCCGACCACATCAATCTCATTGTCGCAGGATTGGGCAGAAGGCGATCACGTCTTAATGGCAACAACTGCTATCGTGAACCTTGAGCCCGATGAAGAGGCGATTATGAAGTCCCTTCATTCACGAAATGCGCGTAACTACATCCGTCGGGGTGCCAAAGTTGGTATCGAAGTTGCTCCAGGAACCCGAGAAGACGTTGATACGGTAATCAGCATTTACCATGAAACAGCTGACCGCGACGGATTCCCACTACACCCTGATGAGTATTACCGTCAGGCTTTTGAACTTCTCGGCGAGGTTGGTCAACTTATCGTCGCAAAATATGAAGGTGAAATCGTTTCCTTCATGTGGAATGTAACCAGTAGCTGGGGTGCCTCGGAGCTCTGGGCAGGCGCGAACGCAACAGGACGTAAAATGCGCGCTAATTATCCGCTCAAATGGGGCGCAATGAAAGCAGCAAAAGCTGTTGGAGCACAGCGCTACGATATGAATGGCCTCTTGAATGACGGCATCAGTGAATTTAAGAAATCCTTCCAGAATGAGCCAACTATCTGGGCTGGCACCTATGAGAAGCCACTGAGCGCTCTATACCATCCTTGGGAGAAGTCACTAGCCATTTTCAAGGCAATCCGCCGTCGTAAAAATGCACCTCGTCAGAAGCAAACCAACAACTAG
- the msrB gene encoding peptide-methionine (R)-S-oxide reductase MsrB, with protein sequence MNTVSMDVVSKSGKTVVAGGCFWGMERYLQGVDGVLNTVVGYAQSHKPNPSYEEVCDGGTDAVEAVEVEFDPERVSLRTLVLLFLDVIDPFAINQQGNDVGRQYRSGLYWPAHMQTEQEHVFRQALDELAQREGKTPAVEAEPLRNFYPAESYHQDYLNNNPGGYCHISIAKIQNVANRQRYIEQIWQLNREQYEVTQHAATEMPFTNAYDNTFEAGIYVDVVSGKPLFLSKDKFDSGCGWPAFSKTISPDVVTEHSDHTIPGRPRTEIRTAETQIHLGHVFDDGPAERGGLRYCMNSASLRFVPKDEMEQEGYGAYLSDLD encoded by the coding sequence ATGAATACAGTGTCGATGGATGTAGTTTCGAAGAGCGGAAAAACGGTTGTTGCTGGAGGATGTTTCTGGGGTATGGAACGTTACCTTCAGGGTGTTGATGGTGTGTTGAACACCGTGGTGGGCTATGCCCAGTCTCATAAGCCAAATCCAAGCTATGAAGAGGTTTGTGATGGGGGCACAGATGCTGTTGAAGCGGTTGAAGTTGAGTTTGACCCTGAACGAGTAAGTTTGCGCACCTTGGTGCTACTGTTCCTCGATGTCATTGATCCTTTCGCGATTAACCAACAAGGTAACGACGTAGGTAGGCAGTATCGATCAGGCTTGTATTGGCCGGCACATATGCAGACCGAGCAAGAGCATGTATTTCGTCAGGCTCTTGATGAATTGGCTCAGAGAGAGGGGAAGACCCCCGCCGTTGAGGCTGAGCCGTTACGCAATTTTTATCCAGCAGAAAGCTACCATCAAGATTATCTGAACAACAATCCTGGCGGTTACTGTCACATTTCGATAGCGAAGATTCAGAATGTAGCTAATCGTCAGCGGTACATCGAACAGATATGGCAGCTTAACCGCGAACAGTATGAAGTTACACAGCATGCAGCAACTGAAATGCCATTTACCAACGCTTATGACAACACCTTCGAAGCGGGAATTTATGTAGATGTGGTCAGCGGCAAGCCATTGTTTCTTTCGAAAGATAAATTCGATTCGGGTTGCGGCTGGCCTGCTTTCTCCAAGACCATTTCGCCGGATGTAGTGACTGAGCATAGCGACCATACAATTCCTGGTCGGCCCCGCACTGAGATCCGCACTGCGGAAACTCAGATTCATCTTGGCCATGTTTTTGACGATGGTCCAGCGGAGCGCGGCGGTCTACGTTATTGCATGAACTCAGCATCGTTGCGTTTCGTGCCCAAGGATGAGATGGAGCAAGAAGGTTATGGAGCATATCTCTCAGACTTGGATTAG
- a CDS encoding arsenate reductase family protein: protein MSMVSEEQHAEALFVCYTKCSTCAKARKWLNEHHINFHERDIKTDNPTAEELTLWHNLSGMPIRRLFNTSGQLYRQLNMKDRLPSMSTEEAVAILSTDGMLVKRPILVQGQQVLVGFNEEAWSGALL, encoded by the coding sequence ATGAGTATGGTTTCAGAAGAACAGCACGCTGAGGCGTTGTTTGTGTGTTACACCAAGTGTTCAACGTGTGCGAAGGCACGTAAGTGGCTCAACGAACATCACATCAACTTCCATGAGCGAGACATCAAAACCGACAACCCAACAGCAGAGGAATTGACCTTATGGCATAACCTCAGCGGTATGCCAATCCGGAGATTGTTTAACACCTCTGGTCAGTTGTACCGGCAGCTCAATATGAAAGACCGGCTACCGTCGATGAGCACCGAAGAGGCAGTAGCAATACTCTCCACAGACGGCATGTTAGTTAAGCGTCCCATTCTCGTCCAAGGCCAGCAAGTGCTAGTCGGATTTAACGAAGAAGCATGGTCAGGAGCTTTGCTCTAA